The window taaaagattGAAAGTCATAGATCTTTCAGTGAATAAAATATCACCTTCAGGAGATCCAAGTGAAGTTGGCTTCTGCTCAAATGCCAGAACTTCTGTAGAAAGTTATGAACCCCAGGTCCTGGAACAATTACATTATTTCAGATATGATAAGTATGCAAGGAGTTGCAGGTTCAAAAACAAAGAGGCTTCTTTCATGTCTGTTAATGAAAGCTGCTACAAGTATGGGCAGACCTTGGATCTAAgtaaaaatagtatattttttgTCAAGTCCTCTGATTTTCAGCATCTTTCTTTCCTCAAATGCCTGAATTTGTCAGGAAATCTCATTAGCCAAACTCTTAATGGCAGTGAATTCCAACCTTTAGCAGAGCTGAGATATTTGGACTTCTCCAACAACCGGCTTGATTTACTCCATTCAACAGCATTTGAAGAGCTTCACAAACTGGAAGTTCTGGATATAAGCAGTAATAGCCATTATTTTCAATCAGAAGGAATTACTCATATGCTAAACTTTACCAAGAACCTAAAGGTTCTGCAGAAACTGATGATGAACGACAATGACATCTCTTCCTCCACCAGCAGGACCATGGAGAGTGAGTCTCTTAGAACTCTGGAATTCAGAGGAAATCACTTAGATGTTTTATGGAGAGATGGTGATAACAGATACTTACAATTATTCAAGAATCTGCTAAAATTAGAGGAATTAGACATCTCTAAAAATTCCCTAAGTTTCTTGCCTTCTGGAGTTTTTGATGGTATGCCTCCAAATCTAAAGAATCTCTCTTTGGCCAAAAATGGGCTCAAATCTTTCATTTGGAGGAAACTCCAGTGTCTAAAGAACCTGGAAACTTTGGACCTCAGCCACAACCAACTGACCACTGTCCCTGAGAGATTATCCAACTGTTCCAGAAGCCTCAAGAATCTGATTCTTAAGAATAATCAAATCAGGAGTCTGACGAAGTATTTTCTACAAGATGCCTTCCAGTTGCGATATCTGGATCTCAGCTCAAATAAAATCCAGATGATCCAAAAGACCAGCTTCCCAGAAAATGTCCTCAACAATCTGAAGATGTTGCTTTTGCATCATAATCGGTTTCTGTGCACCTGTGATGCTGTGTGGTTTGTCTGGTGGGTTAACCATACGGAGGTGACTATTCCTTACCTGGCCACAGATGTGACTTGTGTGGGGCCAGGAGCACACAAGGGCCAGAGTGTGGTCTCCCTGGATCTGTATACCTGTGAGTTAGATCTGACTAACCTGATTCTGTTCTCACTTTCCAtatctgtatctctctttctcaTGGTGATGATGACAGCAAGTCACCTCTATTTCTGGGATGTGTGgtatatttaccatttctgtaAGGCCAAGATAAAGGGGTATCAGCGTCTAATATCACCAGACTGTTGCTATGATGCTTTTATTGTGTATGACACTAAAGACCCAGCTGTGACAGAGTGGGTTTTGGCTGAGCTGGTGGCCAAACTGGAAGACCcaagagagaaacattttaatttatgtcTCGAGGAAAGGGACTGGTTACCAGGGCAGCCAGTTCTGGAAAACCTTTCCCAGAGCATACAGCTTAGCAAAAAGACAGTGTTTGTGATGACAGACAAGTATGCAAAGACTGAAAACTTTAAGATAGCATTTTACTTGTCCCATCAGAGGCTCATGGATGAAAAAGTTGATGTGATTATCTTGATATTTCTTGAGAAGCCCTTTCAGAAGTCCAAGTTCCTCCAGCTCCGGAAAAGGCTCTGTGGGAGTTCTGTCCTTGAGTGGCCAACAAACCCGCAAGCTCACCCATACTTCTGGCAGTGTCTAAAGAACGCCCTGGCCACGGACAATCATGTGGCCTATAGTCAGGTGTTCAAGGAAATGGTCTAGCCCTTCTTTGCAAAACACAACTGCCTAGCTTACCAAGGAGAGGCCTGGCtgtttaaattgttttcatatatatCACACCAAAAGCGTGTTTTGAAATTCTTCAAGAAATGAGATTGCCCATATTTCAGGCGAGTCACCAACGTCTGTCACAGGAGTTGGAAAGATGGGGTTTATATAATGCATCAAGTCTTCTTTcttatctctctgtgtctctatttGCACTTGAGTCTCTCACCTCAGCTCTTGTAAAACAGTGGCAAGTAAAAAACATGGGGCTCTGATTCTCCTGTaattgtgatgattaaatataCACACAATCATGACATTGAGAAGAACTGCATTTCTACCCTTAAAAAGTACTGGTACATACAGAaatagggttaaaaaaaaaaagctcaagctCCCTCTGTATGAGACCAAAATGTACTAGAGTTAGTTTAGTGAAATAAAAAACCAGtcaactggccgggcatggtggctcatgcttgtaatcccagcactttgggaggccaaggcgggtggatcaagaggtcaggagtttgagaccagtctggccaacgtggtgaaaccccgtctctactaaaaatacaaaaattagctgggtgtggtggcaggtgcctgtaatcccagctacttgggaggctgaggcagaagaatcgcttgaacccaggaggtggaggtgtcagtaagccgagatcacgccactgcaatgcagcctgggccacagagctagactgtctcaaaaaaacaaaaaaacaaaaaacaaaaaaaaaaaacacaaaaaaacccagtCAGCTTCTTAACCAATTGCTTCCGTGTCATCCAGGGCCCCGTTCTGTGCAGATCGAGTGTGGGCACCACACAGGTGGTTGCTGCTTCAGTGCTTCCTGCTCTTTTCCCTTGGGCCTGCTCCTGGGTTCCATGGGGAAACAGTGAGAAAGAAAGACACATCCTTACCATAAATGGATATGGTCCacctacaaatagaaaaatatttaaatgatctGCCTTTATACAAAGTGATATTCTCTACCTTTGATAATTTACCTGCTTAAATGTTTTTATCTGCACTGCAAAGTACTGTATCCAAAGTAAAATTTCCTCATCCAATATCTTTCAAACTGTTTTGTTAACTAATGCCGTATATTTGTAAGTATCTGCACACTTGATACAGCAACGTTAGATGGTTTTGATGGTAAACCCTAAAGGAGGACTCCAagagtgtgtatttatttatagttttatcaGAGATGACAATTATTTGAATGCCAATTATATGGATTCCTTTCACTTTTtgctggagggtgggagaagaaaCCAAAGTTTATAGACCTTCACATTGAGAAAGCTTCAGTTTTGAACTTCAGCTATCAGattcaaaaacaacagaaagaaccAAGACATTCTTAAGATGCCTGTACTTTCAACTGGGTATAAATTCATGAGTTCAAAGATTGAAACCTGACCAATTTGCTTTATTTCATGGAAGAAGTGATCTACAAAGGTGTTTGTGCCATTTGGAAAACAGCATGCATGTGTTCAAGCCTTAGATTGGAGATGTCGTATTTTCCTCATATGTGGCAATGCCAAAGGCTTTACTTTACCTGTGAGTACACACTATATGAATTATTTCCAAAGGACATTTAATCAATAAGGGTCACAAATTCCCAAATCAATCTCTGGAATAAATAGAGAGGTAATTAAATTGCTGGAGTCAACTATTTCACAACTTCTGTAAGCTTTATTGTGTTTCATAGTTTCCGTTCTTCTTCCGTGAGAACAAGGATAATGGCATTAAAAAATCAGCTTTTGGTCATTATAAATTGTCTTCTattaaaacacatatacacataaaatcaCTTGAAGACAATTTAAACATCTTCTGAAATGGATCAAGAGGAAGGGAAACTGAAAATAATGCAACTCAGAAACCACAGAGTATTTTGACATGAGGTTAAGTACAGTGGTTTGTTGTAGGAAAATAACAGCACACCAACAGATGGTTTTTATCTGAATTCTTTGGTAATCTTGACATGTCATTCTTCTAACTTTCTGAGGGCCCTCAGTGCAGTTTTGTAGGACTGGAGCTGTTCACAGACGGTCCCCACAAAGCTCTGAACGTGGGGCTTCTCTGCTGACTGGCCTCTGGTTGGCTCCGCCCCAGAAGGAACTCCCAGATTCTCCATGAATTCCGCTTCCACCATCAAGCCTTGGTCCAAGCCCCTTTCAACCTTGACTTGGCCAGGGAGTGTCCTTTCTCTTCAGATAGATACTACACCTTAGCAAGACTTGGCATTTTTAGAATCCAAGCCAAGGGAGGCACTTGGCAGGGCAAATGTTATGGATGAGAAAAAGGCCAAACAAGTGTCTGCAGTTtgtagaggagagagaggatgagTCTGATTGTAGCCCTGACCCTGAGTCAGGATGTCTCGGCCCCATTTGCAGGTCtacttccagctccatctgtcTGGATACTCTTTTAGGTCCAGATCATCTCTTACATGTGGCCAAGGAATATAGAGTATGCAAGGGGATGTAGCAACCTGAGAGTGTGAGTAACTTGTGTCCATCTCCAGGGAAGCTGTGATGGGGATAGCAAGGACACACACTCTTCTTATTTATAATGCCTTTCCCCCTCCCAGGAGACATGCTTTCTATTTACTTCCTCCTTCTCATCCTAACTCGGGTGAACAAGAGGACCAGGTTGCACATCCTGCTAGTTATTTATGGCCCAATTTTAACGTGGGGGTGGAGTTGAGGTTGGAATTGTTCCTCCGCCTCTGCTGCACATGCTCAGTAAGCAGGAACACTGTTCATGGGAAAGGCTTAGTCAGAGACAGTGGGAGCACATCCCTCCTTGGAGCTTTGGGTCGCTGTGCTCCAGAAGCAGTTAGTTATAGCACACACTGCTCCTGGCATCTACTGGAAGGTGAAGTCCTTGACTCTAAGAAAGATTGGGAATGATTTGTACCCTCCAAAGTCCAATAGCTATGTCGGAGGGAAACGATCAAAGAACATGATTGAGGAGACTCAAACAGAGATGTGCTTCAGACAAcaccaagacagaaaattaatccATTTCACCAAGTTAACAATGTACTGAAGGCGAACAAGAGACCAACCCACCTGCCAACCAACGCTATGAAGAAGGAGGGTTGatcagtctggctaacatggtgaaaccccatctctactaaatatacaaaattagctgggcgtggtggcacactcctgtaatcccaactactcgggaggctgaggcaggagaatcgcttgaacccgggaggcagaggttgcagtgagctaggatcaagccaccactgcactccagcctgggcgagagagtgagacttggtctccaaaaaaaaaaggagggttaAAAAGAGAATAAGTCCCAAACTTCATAAGATGGTGTGGAAAGGGCCCTGGTGACATAGGGGCCACCCATGCCAGTGAGAATGAAATCACAACAGGGCAGTTTCACActgtttcaggtttttttttcttcttcttcttctttccctcctttcttcttttgcctccctctccctctcagtTTCCTTTTTGGCTCTAGACACCCACAGCAAGTGTCAAGCAATGTACAAGAATGAAAAGAAGACAGCCGTTGTTGCAGGTGGATGCTTCTGTTTGGAAGGTGTGGTTTTGTGTGCACTTTTGGTTGGAAACCtatgtctctctcacacacatgtcCCCCACCTGCTTCAGTGAGCATGATCTTCTAAAATTGGGTCCGTGGAATCTTCCCTAGGTGACACTGGCTGGACTCTCTGCCacattcaaattcattctttCTACTTATCTCAACTTTCAAGCACTAATTCAGTCTTTAAGATTCCCCTAATCTCAGGTTGTAATTCATTTCTAACATGTTTGTCATGACGTCAGATGTTGCTTGTCTTCATATGTTTATCACTGCCCCCTCTTGGGGATTTatattaattaaacattttggaaaagCTCAGACTTAAAATGACTGAGAAGGTTCGTGTTACAGTGTCTCACACTGAACACTCACTAAAAATAGTCTGGTAAAATCCAGAAGGAAATGGGAAGTCCTGGGGGCCTCATGGCAGTTTTCAGACATCCCTAGAGCAAAGATGAGCCAGACAGCGGCTCCCACAGACAGAAAATGGCTCTCAATATTCTTCTGGCCAGTGGCAACTACTGAGGGTAAAACTAGACAGAGACAGCTAACTAGGAAGCCATATTGCTCTTGTATGACACGTGGCCACTTTACTTCTCACTGGCCAAGGCAAAACCATGAGGCATTGATTCCAGGGGATTTCATAACAGTGAATTACATGAGTTGACTTGAACAAAAGAAGTTTGTAGTAACATCTCCATGAACCATATCTGAGGCCCATTATCCAGGGGGACCACACTGCTGAGAAGATTGCTTGGGCTGTTTTGGGAGCCAGAACTAGGTTGTTGTCCTCCTATCACCCCGGGATGGTGGTTACATCCCTGTACCAGGTCCAGATGGAGGCCCACCAAACAGAACTTAGTAACAGGTGACATGCATTAAATAAAACAGTTTATAGCTCCCATCTCTCTTCTGGGcctgcttttctcatgatagatttctttgcctttggattgaggCATTGTAACTAAAATTCCCAGTTAATTTACAACCTTCCAAGGGTTGT of the Pongo abelii isolate AG06213 chromosome X, NHGRI_mPonAbe1-v2.0_pri, whole genome shotgun sequence genome contains:
- the TLR7 gene encoding toll-like receptor 7; the protein is MICSFLYFQVFPMWTLKRQILILFNIILISKLLGARWFPKTLPCDVTLDVPKNHVIVDCTDKHLTEIPGGIPTNTTNLTLTINHIPDISPASFHRLDHLVEIDFRCNCVPIPLGSKNNMCIKRLQIKPRSFSGLAYLKSLYLDGNQLLEIPQGLPPSLQLLSLEANNIFSIRKENLTELANIEILYLGQNCYYRNPCYVSYSIEKDAFLNLTKLKVLSLKDNNVTTVPTVLPSTLTELYLYNNMIAKIQEDDFNNLNQLQILDLSGNCPRCYNAPFPCTPCKNNSPLQIPVNAFDALTELKVLRLHSNSLQHVPPRWFKNMNKLQELDLSQNFLAKEIGDAKFLHFLPNLIQLDLSFNFELQVYRASMNLSQAFSSLKSLKILRIRGYVFKELKSFNLSPLHNLQNLEVLDLGTNFIKIANLSMFKQFKRLKVIDLSVNKISPSGDPSEVGFCSNARTSVESYEPQVLEQLHYFRYDKYARSCRFKNKEASFMSVNESCYKYGQTLDLSKNSIFFVKSSDFQHLSFLKCLNLSGNLISQTLNGSEFQPLAELRYLDFSNNRLDLLHSTAFEELHKLEVLDISSNSHYFQSEGITHMLNFTKNLKVLQKLMMNDNDISSSTSRTMESESLRTLEFRGNHLDVLWRDGDNRYLQLFKNLLKLEELDISKNSLSFLPSGVFDGMPPNLKNLSLAKNGLKSFIWRKLQCLKNLETLDLSHNQLTTVPERLSNCSRSLKNLILKNNQIRSLTKYFLQDAFQLRYLDLSSNKIQMIQKTSFPENVLNNLKMLLLHHNRFLCTCDAVWFVWWVNHTEVTIPYLATDVTCVGPGAHKGQSVVSLDLYTCELDLTNLILFSLSISVSLFLMVMMTASHLYFWDVWYIYHFCKAKIKGYQRLISPDCCYDAFIVYDTKDPAVTEWVLAELVAKLEDPREKHFNLCLEERDWLPGQPVLENLSQSIQLSKKTVFVMTDKYAKTENFKIAFYLSHQRLMDEKVDVIILIFLEKPFQKSKFLQLRKRLCGSSVLEWPTNPQAHPYFWQCLKNALATDNHVAYSQVFKEMV